From Thermococcus sp., the proteins below share one genomic window:
- a CDS encoding Coenzyme F420 hydrogenase/dehydrogenase, beta subunit C-terminal domain, translating to MSTGENPLGNFLGIYLARATDEEIRNQKVASGGAVTALLAYALEKGLVDGVVAAKRTEGLEGQAVVARSKKELLEAAGNKWSIVPFASRMKAKIEEEDLKEVAVVCLPCQAQFFAQMRDFPMLESDFGERIRYIVSLFCMGTFAFEAFLNYLRMKHEIRAEEVKDIRLKGDVLEVHHDDTVLAIPLKEAYSYLQTGCLVCTDYTGVWSDISAGFVENEPGWTVVITRNGRGEELVKGAEKEGYLELRDGSHVLGEVLKRAREKVARAQRNMAQLF from the coding sequence ATGAGCACCGGTGAAAATCCCCTCGGTAATTTTCTTGGAATATACCTGGCCAGGGCGACGGATGAAGAGATAAGAAATCAGAAAGTTGCGAGCGGAGGGGCCGTGACTGCGCTCCTTGCTTACGCGCTTGAAAAGGGACTCGTTGACGGAGTGGTTGCCGCGAAGAGGACGGAGGGCCTTGAGGGTCAGGCGGTGGTTGCGAGGAGCAAGAAGGAACTCTTAGAGGCCGCTGGAAACAAGTGGAGCATAGTGCCCTTCGCCTCGCGCATGAAGGCCAAGATAGAGGAGGAGGACCTCAAGGAGGTTGCCGTGGTGTGTCTTCCATGCCAGGCCCAGTTCTTCGCACAGATGAGGGACTTTCCGATGCTCGAAAGCGACTTCGGCGAGAGAATAAGGTACATAGTCAGCCTCTTCTGCATGGGGACGTTTGCCTTTGAGGCCTTCCTCAACTACCTGAGGATGAAGCACGAAATAAGGGCTGAGGAGGTAAAGGACATCCGTCTGAAGGGAGACGTTCTTGAGGTTCACCACGACGACACTGTTCTGGCCATACCTCTTAAAGAGGCGTACTCCTACCTTCAGACGGGCTGTCTGGTGTGCACCGACTACACTGGCGTCTGGAGCGATATCTCAGCCGGATTCGTCGAAAACGAACCCGGCTGGACGGTTGTGATAACGAGGAACGGCCGCGGGGAGGAACTCGTCAAAGGGGCGGAGAAAGAGGGTTACCTAGAACTGCGCGATGGTTCCCACGTCCTCGGTGAGGTTTTGAAGAGGGCCAGAGAAAAGGTCGCCAGGGCGCAGAGGAACATGGCACAGCTGTTCTGA
- a CDS encoding nickel-dependent hydrogenase large subunit yields MGEVSIDRVCRVAGEAKLILYEEDGIVQDALFISMAPVRGFEKMVVGKNPLFAVEAVMRICGLCHASHGIAASEAIEHAIGIMPPRNGLLMREALGLVNRIQSHAMLFLMVAGDLIKEEKRNEVLFKLMDFHAKVSDVLLKLGGAATHPPNLTVGGMLSVPKWSVFNNIKARFPKIMEAWGEIEEILTDEDFQTEVADELRGVKRDNGYLATSLFYGDRFNINVDKIELEPYYDYRKDNPHSKEATTLIALYDGKMIEAGPRARMKVYREFNDSSLYGLHTARVEDTRLALLRLEEVLDEIKMDEPFRTKNIIFGPGKGIGVYEAPRGTLVHLVELGEEGRVLSSKIIVPTMFNLPLMEEMAKGLSVRAAEAVMRLYDPCIPCTTHVVKLR; encoded by the coding sequence TTGGGCGAGGTAAGCATTGACAGGGTCTGCCGAGTTGCCGGCGAGGCCAAGCTCATCCTGTACGAGGAAGATGGAATTGTCCAAGATGCGCTTTTCATATCAATGGCCCCAGTCAGGGGCTTCGAGAAGATGGTCGTCGGCAAGAACCCCCTCTTTGCTGTCGAGGCTGTCATGAGGATATGCGGACTCTGTCATGCTTCCCACGGGATAGCGGCGAGTGAGGCCATAGAGCACGCCATAGGCATAATGCCACCGAGAAATGGGCTCTTGATGAGGGAGGCACTCGGCCTCGTGAACAGAATACAGAGCCACGCGATGCTCTTTTTAATGGTGGCTGGAGACCTCATCAAGGAGGAGAAACGCAACGAGGTTCTTTTCAAGCTCATGGACTTCCACGCCAAGGTCAGCGACGTCCTCCTGAAACTTGGGGGGGCGGCAACACACCCTCCCAACCTGACCGTTGGTGGTATGCTGTCGGTTCCAAAGTGGAGCGTCTTCAACAACATAAAGGCCAGGTTTCCGAAGATTATGGAAGCATGGGGGGAGATAGAGGAGATTCTCACCGACGAGGACTTCCAGACCGAGGTAGCGGACGAACTGAGAGGCGTTAAGAGAGACAACGGATACCTTGCCACGAGCCTCTTCTACGGCGACAGGTTCAACATAAACGTGGACAAGATAGAGCTTGAGCCCTACTACGACTACCGCAAGGACAACCCCCACTCCAAGGAGGCAACGACGTTAATAGCTCTCTACGACGGCAAAATGATAGAGGCAGGCCCGAGGGCCAGGATGAAGGTCTATCGCGAGTTCAACGACAGTTCACTCTACGGCCTCCACACGGCAAGGGTCGAGGACACGAGGCTCGCACTGCTAAGGCTCGAGGAGGTTCTCGACGAGATAAAGATGGACGAGCCGTTCAGGACAAAGAACATAATCTTCGGCCCGGGTAAAGGAATCGGTGTCTACGAGGCACCGAGAGGGACGCTCGTTCACCTCGTTGAGCTTGGAGAGGAAGGAAGGGTTCTCAGCTCGAAGATAATCGTCCCGACGATGTTCAACCTACCCCTCATGGAAGAGATGGCCAAGGGACTGAGCGTTAGGGCTGCCGAGGCCGTTATGCGCCTTTACGACCCGTGCATTCCCTGTACAACCCACGTTGTTAAGCTGAGGTGA
- the fdhF gene encoding formate dehydrogenase subunit alpha gives MEVFPLEERLVPVVCPYCGVGCRLHVRSVDGYPLGIEYAGDIPGISNEKGKLCPKGNAVVEYLLAKDRLTKPLKAKEEGKFVEISWDEAIKEIAERLKAYTKDDPDQIMFFGCARTFNEPNYLIQKLARMLGTNNVDHCARLCHSSTVSGLRAVFGAGAMTNTYRDIEEANVIFIIGHNYAETHPVGFRYVIKAKERGAKVIVADPRFTRTAWHADIFLQHYPGSDIALLNGLIHVIIKEKLYDERFVRERCTGFDEVVKAVEKYTPEFVEKVTGVPKELIIEAARTFATAGKGVITWAMGLTQHTHGHDNVRLAATLSAICGYQGREGCGVSPMRGQNNVQGACDMAALPNYFPGYGLVTDPEKRAFFEEFWGVPLSGEPGLTAVEAAYAIDRGKVKAYYVMGENPVISEANANHVMHALQKLEFMVVQDIVPTPTMQFADIVLPAAAMLENEGSITNTERRVQWSFQAAKPPGEARPDWWIVSEIGKAVGFDKAGPKGFIYGSAEDILREINACTPQYRGITPERLKANLAGIHWPCPSEDHPGTRFLYRDRFLTPDGKAHLAAVEHRDPAELPDEEYPFLLTTIRYVGQYHTATMTMRSESLKKRWPEPLAEIHPEDAEKLGIKTGDWIVVETRRGKYPIRAKVTRLVKKGVIAVPWHWGANVLTNDALDPDSKIPETKVCACRARKVSEEEAKKVMEELPPVIPKLEVIKG, from the coding sequence ATGGAGGTGTTCCCGTTGGAAGAAAGGCTCGTGCCCGTCGTCTGCCCCTACTGTGGTGTAGGGTGCAGACTACATGTCAGGTCAGTGGACGGCTATCCCCTGGGCATAGAGTACGCCGGCGACATTCCGGGAATTTCAAACGAGAAGGGCAAGCTCTGTCCCAAGGGCAACGCGGTCGTCGAGTATCTTCTCGCAAAGGACAGGCTGACAAAGCCGCTCAAGGCCAAGGAAGAGGGTAAGTTCGTAGAGATCAGCTGGGACGAAGCTATTAAGGAGATAGCCGAGAGACTTAAGGCTTACACCAAGGACGACCCTGATCAGATAATGTTCTTTGGCTGTGCAAGAACATTTAACGAGCCCAACTATCTCATCCAGAAGCTGGCCAGAATGCTCGGGACCAACAACGTTGACCACTGTGCAAGGCTCTGCCACTCCTCAACGGTTTCAGGCCTCAGAGCCGTCTTCGGTGCCGGTGCAATGACCAACACTTACAGGGACATTGAGGAGGCAAATGTCATCTTCATCATCGGTCACAACTACGCCGAGACCCACCCGGTCGGCTTCCGCTACGTCATCAAGGCCAAGGAGAGGGGCGCAAAGGTTATAGTCGCCGACCCGAGGTTCACCAGGACGGCCTGGCACGCGGACATATTCCTTCAGCACTATCCGGGAAGCGACATTGCCCTTCTCAACGGCCTCATCCACGTCATCATCAAGGAGAAACTCTACGATGAACGCTTTGTCCGCGAGAGGTGTACCGGTTTCGATGAGGTCGTCAAGGCCGTTGAGAAATACACACCGGAGTTCGTTGAAAAGGTAACGGGCGTTCCGAAAGAGCTCATAATTGAAGCTGCCAGAACCTTCGCCACAGCAGGTAAGGGTGTCATAACCTGGGCAATGGGCCTGACCCAGCACACCCACGGACACGACAACGTCAGGCTCGCCGCGACCCTCTCGGCAATATGCGGCTACCAGGGCAGGGAGGGCTGCGGAGTTTCTCCAATGCGCGGCCAGAACAACGTCCAGGGTGCCTGCGACATGGCGGCCCTGCCGAATTACTTCCCGGGTTATGGACTCGTGACCGACCCAGAGAAGCGGGCCTTCTTCGAGGAGTTCTGGGGCGTTCCGCTGAGCGGAGAGCCAGGCCTCACCGCGGTTGAGGCAGCCTATGCAATAGACAGGGGCAAGGTCAAGGCCTACTACGTCATGGGTGAGAACCCCGTGATAAGCGAGGCCAACGCGAACCACGTGATGCACGCCCTCCAGAAGCTTGAGTTCATGGTCGTCCAGGACATAGTGCCGACACCTACCATGCAGTTCGCCGACATAGTTCTTCCGGCAGCGGCCATGCTCGAGAACGAGGGTTCGATAACCAACACGGAAAGGAGGGTCCAGTGGAGCTTTCAGGCTGCCAAGCCGCCCGGAGAGGCAAGGCCGGACTGGTGGATAGTCAGCGAGATAGGAAAGGCGGTTGGCTTTGACAAAGCCGGCCCGAAGGGCTTCATTTACGGCTCGGCTGAGGATATCCTGAGGGAAATAAACGCCTGCACCCCGCAGTACAGGGGAATAACCCCCGAGAGGCTGAAGGCCAACCTGGCTGGAATACACTGGCCGTGCCCGAGTGAGGATCACCCCGGAACGAGGTTCCTCTACAGGGACAGGTTCCTCACCCCGGACGGAAAGGCACACCTCGCGGCTGTGGAGCACAGAGATCCCGCTGAACTGCCGGACGAGGAGTACCCGTTCCTGCTCACCACAATCAGGTACGTCGGCCAGTACCACACAGCAACCATGACCATGAGGAGCGAGTCCCTGAAAAAGCGCTGGCCCGAGCCACTGGCAGAGATACACCCGGAGGACGCCGAAAAGCTCGGAATAAAGACCGGCGACTGGATAGTGGTCGAGACGAGGAGAGGAAAGTACCCGATAAGGGCAAAGGTCACGAGGCTCGTCAAGAAGGGCGTCATAGCGGTTCCGTGGCACTGGGGAGCCAACGTTCTAACCAACGACGCGCTCGATCCGGACTCAAAGATTCCAGAAACGAAGGTCTGTGCCTGTAGGGCCAGAAAGGTCAGCGAGGAGGAAGCAAAGAAGGTTATGGAGGAGCTCCCGCCCGTTATACCGAAGTTGGAGGTCATCAAGGGGTGA
- a CDS encoding 4Fe-4S binding protein: MLMEKLKVLHVEFGGCEGCAVSIIRAYPKLMENIELDISYLRERECKFGEYDVAIITGGICMNEPRAIEELKEIREKVHTVVAYGSCATFGGILRFCRGGQEPRPDHRNFQPLNSAIKVDYSIPGCPPTPQMLQSFFRFFIAGNEARLKLFKVSADVKKLSGFDLIDDIVLTGLCIGCGACELSCPTHAIKMVDKRPNLIQEKCIRCGTCYIRCPRASQLMCMGGGER, encoded by the coding sequence ATGCTCATGGAAAAACTCAAAGTCCTTCACGTTGAGTTCGGCGGCTGTGAGGGCTGTGCCGTCAGCATAATAAGGGCCTATCCAAAGCTGATGGAGAACATAGAGCTCGATATAAGCTATCTCAGGGAGAGGGAGTGCAAGTTCGGGGAATACGACGTTGCCATAATAACCGGCGGAATCTGCATGAACGAGCCCAGGGCAATAGAGGAGCTGAAGGAGATAAGGGAGAAGGTCCACACCGTGGTTGCCTACGGCTCCTGCGCGACCTTTGGTGGAATTCTGCGCTTCTGTCGGGGCGGCCAGGAGCCTAGGCCGGACCACAGAAACTTCCAGCCCCTCAACAGCGCGATAAAGGTTGACTACTCCATTCCGGGCTGCCCGCCAACACCCCAGATGCTGCAGTCCTTCTTCAGGTTCTTCATAGCCGGGAACGAGGCTCGGCTGAAGCTCTTCAAGGTAAGTGCAGACGTCAAGAAGCTCAGCGGCTTTGATCTGATAGACGACATCGTTCTTACGGGACTATGCATCGGTTGCGGTGCCTGCGAGCTCTCCTGTCCGACCCACGCGATAAAGATGGTGGACAAGAGGCCAAACCTCATTCAGGAGAAGTGCATCCGCTGTGGAACCTGCTACATAAGGTGCCCCCGTGCAAGCCAGCTCATGTGTATGGGTGGTGGTGAAAGATGA
- a CDS encoding iron-containing alcohol dehydrogenase: protein MRCKTTNYFGVGAINKFYDIAKELKEGGITRVILVTGRSSYKKCGAWDVVKPALEEYGIEYVHYDKVGPNPTVDMVDEAAQLGREFGAQAVIGIGGGSPIDTAKGVAILLEYTNEDARTLYELRFTPRKAKPVIAINTTHGTGTEVDRFAVASIPEKEYKPAIAYDCIYPLYAIDDPALMTKLPADQTRYVTIDALNHITEAATTKVASPYSILLAQETARLIFDYLPEALNHPDNLQARYYLLYASAIAGISFDNGLLHFTHALEHPLSAVKPELPHGLGLAMLLPAVIKHIYPATARVLAEVYRPLVPDAKGVPGEALKVAKAVENWLFSVGVTEKLSDVGFTEEDIDKLTELAMTTPSLDLLLSLAPIPATRETIASIYCDSLYPLSE from the coding sequence ATGAGGTGCAAGACGACCAACTACTTTGGTGTTGGCGCCATAAACAAGTTCTATGACATCGCCAAGGAGCTCAAAGAGGGGGGCATAACCAGGGTCATTCTCGTCACAGGAAGGAGCTCGTACAAGAAGTGTGGTGCCTGGGACGTTGTCAAGCCGGCCCTTGAGGAATACGGCATTGAGTACGTCCACTACGACAAGGTCGGCCCGAACCCTACCGTTGACATGGTCGATGAAGCTGCCCAGCTCGGCAGAGAGTTCGGGGCACAGGCCGTCATTGGAATAGGCGGCGGAAGCCCAATTGATACCGCCAAGGGTGTCGCGATTCTGCTTGAGTACACCAACGAGGACGCGAGGACACTCTACGAGCTCAGGTTTACCCCGAGGAAGGCCAAGCCGGTAATAGCCATCAACACCACCCACGGTACCGGAACCGAGGTTGACAGGTTCGCCGTTGCCTCAATTCCGGAGAAGGAGTACAAGCCGGCCATAGCTTACGACTGCATCTACCCGCTCTACGCCATCGACGACCCCGCCCTCATGACCAAGCTGCCCGCGGATCAAACGCGCTACGTTACCATAGATGCCCTCAACCACATCACCGAGGCTGCAACAACCAAGGTCGCCAGCCCGTACTCCATACTCCTTGCCCAGGAGACCGCGAGGCTCATCTTCGACTACCTCCCCGAAGCTTTAAACCACCCGGACAACCTGCAGGCTAGGTACTACCTCCTATACGCCTCGGCCATAGCGGGAATAAGCTTTGACAACGGCCTGCTCCACTTCACCCACGCCCTCGAGCACCCCCTCAGCGCGGTCAAGCCCGAACTTCCCCACGGCCTCGGCCTGGCCATGCTCCTGCCGGCGGTTATCAAGCACATCTATCCAGCCACTGCAAGGGTTCTGGCGGAAGTCTACAGGCCGCTCGTTCCGGACGCAAAAGGCGTTCCCGGAGAGGCCCTCAAGGTCGCGAAGGCCGTCGAGAACTGGCTCTTCAGCGTCGGCGTGACTGAGAAGCTCAGCGATGTTGGATTCACTGAGGAGGACATAGACAAGCTCACAGAGCTGGCGATGACGACTCCAAGCCTCGACCTTCTCCTGTCACTCGCCCCGATACCCGCCACCAGGGAGACCATTGCCTCAATCTACTGCGACTCCCTCTACCCGCTCAGTGAGTGA
- a CDS encoding 4Fe-4S dicluster domain-containing protein: MARKTIFIDFSKCIECLACEVACEREHNGKSHIKVFEWQEMAAMALNCRHCETAPCVEVCPTNALYRDEDGAVILAPQKCIGCLMCGIVCPFGIPELDLINKIMGKCDLCAHRRKEGKLPACAETCPTDALVFGEWNEIIRERRRKFTEKTIELSKKAEGISLQGV; encoded by the coding sequence ATGGCCAGGAAGACCATCTTTATTGACTTTTCCAAGTGCATTGAGTGCCTTGCCTGTGAGGTTGCCTGTGAGCGCGAGCACAACGGAAAGTCCCACATAAAGGTCTTTGAGTGGCAGGAAATGGCCGCGATGGCCCTCAACTGCAGGCACTGTGAAACCGCTCCCTGTGTCGAGGTCTGTCCGACCAACGCCCTCTATCGCGATGAGGACGGTGCCGTAATCCTCGCTCCCCAGAAGTGTATCGGCTGTCTCATGTGCGGCATAGTCTGTCCCTTCGGCATTCCCGAGTTAGACCTCATAAACAAGATAATGGGCAAGTGTGACCTATGTGCTCACAGGAGAAAAGAAGGCAAGCTCCCGGCCTGTGCAGAGACCTGCCCGACCGATGCACTGGTGTTCGGCGAGTGGAACGAGATAATCCGCGAGAGAAGAAGGAAGTTCACGGAAAAGACCATTGAGCTCTCGAAGAAAGCGGAGGGCATATCACTCCAGGGAGTGTGA
- a CDS encoding TRAM domain-containing protein, whose translation MYGDTFGGGYEAPVKVGERYRVRIESLGKGGDGIAKVKGFVIFVPNTQVGDEVEIVINSVKRKFAFGEVI comes from the coding sequence ATGTATGGAGATACGTTTGGCGGTGGCTACGAAGCCCCGGTTAAGGTTGGAGAAAGGTACAGGGTTAGGATCGAGAGTCTTGGCAAAGGCGGCGATGGAATCGCCAAGGTTAAGGGCTTCGTTATTTTCGTCCCGAACACACAGGTTGGCGACGAAGTCGAGATCGTGATAAACTCAGTCAAGAGAAAGTTCGCTTTTGGAGAGGTTATCTGA
- a CDS encoding cupin domain-containing protein — protein MFAKHYTEVPEGDTGFEGVTIRWLVSPRLGAKNYAMRYFTMKKGAEIPIHHHDWEHEIFIIRGEGTITNGREDVHVKAGDFLYVPPNEPHGYRATGETLEFICIIPAKKEAIPEEEWA, from the coding sequence ATGTTCGCAAAGCACTACACCGAAGTTCCCGAAGGGGACACAGGTTTTGAGGGCGTTACCATCCGCTGGCTGGTCTCCCCAAGGTTGGGCGCCAAGAACTACGCAATGCGCTACTTTACCATGAAGAAGGGCGCCGAGATACCAATCCACCACCATGACTGGGAGCACGAGATATTCATCATCCGGGGCGAAGGAACAATAACTAACGGGAGGGAGGACGTTCACGTCAAGGCAGGGGACTTCCTCTACGTTCCGCCCAACGAGCCCCACGGGTACAGGGCGACCGGAGAAACGCTGGAGTTCATATGCATAATCCCGGCCAAGAAGGAGGCCATTCCCGAGGAGGAATGGGCTTAG
- a CDS encoding tRNA (N(6)-L-threonylcarbamoyladenosine(37)-C(2))-methylthiotransferase: MVRVHVESYGCTRNRADGEMMEALLVSAGYELAETPEGADYVVVNTCAVKDPTEKHMARRITELIDAGKRVIVTGCLPHVNPDVIDSRVYGILGVKSINRIAEAVSVAEHGGKLVSVEGWRERNLDKLELPRLWKNGVAFVVPISEGCLNACTYCATRFARGVLRSYRPELVVKWVKEALVRGYKEIQLSSEDTGCYGFDIGTNLAELLDEVTSIEGDFRVRVGMMNPNHVIKILDELVEAYQDPKVYRFLHLPVQSGDDGVLRRMGRNYTVGEFEEIVNAFRRQVPGLNLNTDIIVGFPGETDEAFRNTVELVKRVRPDKINVSRYSPRPGTIAAKWKQVPGWKVKERSRELHRLRLRIAYEINRTYVGKTVEVLVHGPGKKGGIEGRTFNYKDIILDFGEPGEFLKVAVGWAGSTYLQGTAV; the protein is encoded by the coding sequence ATGGTGAGGGTCCACGTTGAGAGCTATGGTTGCACCCGGAACCGGGCCGATGGGGAGATGATGGAGGCCCTTCTGGTTAGTGCGGGCTATGAGCTAGCGGAGACCCCTGAAGGCGCTGACTACGTCGTGGTCAATACGTGTGCCGTCAAGGATCCCACCGAGAAGCACATGGCGCGTAGAATCACTGAACTCATCGATGCAGGCAAGAGGGTAATCGTCACCGGCTGCCTCCCCCACGTCAACCCCGACGTTATAGATTCACGCGTTTATGGAATCCTCGGCGTCAAGAGCATAAACAGAATCGCCGAGGCGGTGAGCGTAGCGGAGCACGGCGGAAAGCTGGTGAGCGTTGAGGGCTGGCGGGAAAGGAATCTCGATAAGCTCGAACTTCCGAGGCTCTGGAAAAATGGTGTTGCCTTCGTCGTTCCCATAAGTGAGGGCTGCCTCAACGCGTGCACCTACTGCGCAACCCGCTTCGCCAGGGGGGTTCTGAGAAGCTATCGGCCGGAGCTAGTCGTTAAATGGGTTAAGGAGGCCCTCGTCAGGGGATATAAGGAGATACAGCTGTCGAGCGAGGATACCGGCTGCTACGGCTTCGACATCGGAACCAACCTTGCGGAGTTACTCGATGAGGTGACCTCGATAGAGGGGGACTTCAGGGTAAGGGTTGGTATGATGAATCCGAACCACGTGATAAAGATACTCGACGAGCTGGTCGAAGCCTATCAGGATCCTAAGGTTTACAGATTTCTTCATCTGCCCGTACAGAGCGGAGACGATGGGGTTTTGAGGAGGATGGGTAGGAATTACACGGTTGGGGAGTTCGAGGAGATAGTTAATGCCTTCAGACGGCAAGTTCCGGGCTTGAACCTCAACACCGATATAATAGTTGGCTTTCCCGGCGAGACGGACGAAGCATTTAGGAACACCGTTGAGCTGGTAAAGAGGGTCAGGCCCGACAAGATAAACGTCTCCCGCTACTCTCCGAGGCCCGGAACGATAGCGGCAAAATGGAAGCAGGTCCCTGGTTGGAAGGTCAAAGAGCGCTCACGCGAGCTTCACAGACTTCGTCTGAGGATAGCATACGAGATTAACAGGACTTACGTAGGAAAAACCGTTGAGGTGCTCGTCCACGGACCGGGCAAGAAGGGTGGGATTGAGGGCAGAACGTTCAATTATAAGGATATAATCCTCGATTTCGGTGAGCCCGGTGAATTCTTGAAGGTTGCTGTCGGATGGGCTGGCTCGACATACCTTCAAGGTACGGCGGTATGA
- a CDS encoding metallophosphoesterase: protein MRRKIVFLLMILTLGSVFASGCMGGSSGSVKSTTSPPSGINFKAYPVGGVLAHWSKLFNESTIYVSPGYENLVQHYFPNARIEPISEYKGGIAVMSPADARKVLAGKPALITRRDYFGYVLYLMGIHYVGADKGLMVAYKSPEGDRLILTGTGMAGVGAALQYAMAVKDGKIQVNEAYVIHGNNFEAMGIKEIGDNNWDGIPEEGELVTVHQFRYGEPFQFYWRVVDGENVTVDGAFIQLVNGSTVYIHALGFNVTVNVLNHRGVNLTYVIENVNPGFMNLPQNARANGTSVMLKTSAQTFSLTPKDVENYTVLAFGDHRPPSGDKPPGVFLKIRDRVNNESGAFIIDGGDLVYSGDVDQWVELMKVWKWNKPIFVASGNHEYQGDGVDIFTHLFGPTNYAFSLGGYRYIFANDVEDNYNLPSRTIAWMKRQFELAKEHGQRPVLVMHVPPVDPRPNGHHSLGEESAKQVLELMKEYHAFGIFSHIHMYWYGTYEGVPILITGGGGAPLYAPHDQGGFYHYVILSMGSGRIGVKPVEVNP from the coding sequence ATGCGCAGGAAAATTGTGTTTCTTCTGATGATTCTGACGTTAGGTTCGGTATTTGCCTCCGGATGCATGGGGGGGAGTTCTGGCTCTGTAAAGAGTACCACGAGCCCACCCTCAGGGATAAACTTCAAAGCGTACCCCGTTGGCGGGGTTCTGGCTCACTGGTCAAAGCTCTTCAACGAGAGCACCATCTACGTCAGCCCCGGCTACGAGAACCTTGTGCAGCACTACTTCCCCAACGCCCGGATCGAGCCCATTTCGGAGTACAAGGGCGGTATCGCGGTCATGTCCCCGGCTGACGCCAGAAAGGTACTGGCTGGCAAACCCGCCCTGATAACGAGGAGGGATTACTTCGGCTATGTTCTCTACCTGATGGGTATCCACTACGTGGGCGCTGATAAGGGCCTCATGGTCGCATATAAATCCCCTGAGGGGGACAGGTTGATACTCACCGGCACCGGCATGGCTGGGGTGGGTGCCGCGCTCCAGTACGCGATGGCGGTTAAGGATGGAAAGATTCAGGTTAACGAGGCCTACGTGATACACGGCAACAATTTTGAGGCCATGGGAATCAAGGAGATAGGTGACAATAACTGGGATGGGATACCTGAGGAGGGGGAACTCGTAACCGTCCACCAGTTCCGCTACGGTGAGCCCTTCCAGTTCTACTGGAGGGTTGTCGACGGCGAGAACGTGACCGTGGACGGGGCTTTTATACAGCTCGTGAACGGTTCCACAGTTTACATCCATGCCCTCGGATTCAACGTCACCGTTAACGTCCTTAATCATAGGGGAGTGAACCTCACCTACGTTATTGAGAACGTCAACCCAGGGTTTATGAACCTCCCCCAGAACGCTAGGGCCAACGGCACCTCCGTCATGCTGAAAACATCCGCTCAAACGTTTTCTTTGACGCCAAAGGACGTTGAGAACTACACGGTTCTTGCTTTTGGTGACCACAGACCACCCAGTGGGGACAAGCCCCCGGGGGTCTTCCTTAAGATCCGTGACCGCGTCAACAACGAGAGTGGGGCCTTCATCATCGATGGAGGGGACCTCGTCTACTCCGGTGATGTAGATCAGTGGGTCGAGCTTATGAAGGTCTGGAAGTGGAACAAGCCGATCTTCGTTGCCTCCGGAAACCACGAGTATCAGGGGGACGGGGTTGACATATTCACCCACCTCTTCGGTCCGACGAACTACGCTTTCAGCCTCGGTGGCTACCGCTACATCTTTGCCAACGACGTGGAGGACAACTACAACCTCCCGTCGAGGACGATAGCGTGGATGAAGAGACAGTTTGAGCTGGCGAAGGAGCACGGGCAGAGGCCGGTTCTTGTGATGCACGTGCCCCCGGTGGATCCGCGGCCGAACGGCCATCACTCCCTCGGTGAGGAGAGCGCCAAGCAGGTTCTGGAGCTCATGAAAGAGTACCACGCGTTCGGGATATTCAGCCACATTCACATGTACTGGTATGGAACCTACGAGGGTGTTCCCATTTTGATAACCGGGGGTGGGGGGGCGCCACTCTACGCACCGCACGACCAGGGTGGATTCTACCACTACGTGATCCTTTCGATGGGCTCTGGAAGGATCGGGGTGAAGCCCGTGGAGGTCAATCCCTGA
- a CDS encoding signal peptidase I, producing the protein MGKHRIGVLSMVSYLLFAFVALVILLHFVFGFQYVVILTDSMEPHINPNDLVVTRPVPTNELHVGDVVLYRVNIGNTTYRITHRIVGMKTDSGGRLYYVTKGDNRNYTDPWRVYPGQVVGRVIMIIPRIGVVWYYTPLMVLGLFLIVIASLAYDLAWLLLEEEPIRSKSRKADLLVLRKKKIKVYHYRR; encoded by the coding sequence ATGGGGAAACATCGGATTGGTGTCCTTTCAATGGTCTCGTATCTCCTCTTTGCCTTCGTGGCCCTAGTGATCCTCCTCCATTTTGTCTTTGGCTTCCAGTACGTCGTTATCCTGACTGACTCGATGGAGCCTCACATAAACCCCAACGACCTCGTGGTTACGAGGCCAGTTCCTACGAATGAGCTTCACGTGGGGGACGTCGTTTTATACCGTGTGAACATAGGCAACACGACCTACAGGATAACCCACCGCATAGTGGGCATGAAGACGGATTCAGGCGGTAGGCTCTATTACGTCACCAAGGGCGACAACAGGAACTACACCGATCCCTGGCGGGTTTACCCGGGGCAGGTTGTTGGGAGGGTGATCATGATCATCCCTAGGATTGGCGTGGTCTGGTACTACACGCCGCTGATGGTTTTGGGCTTGTTCCTTATCGTCATAGCTTCCCTGGCCTACGATCTGGCCTGGCTCCTGCTTGAGGAGGAACCGATACGTTCCAAGTCCAGAAAAGCCGACCTTCTTGTTCTGAGGAAGAAGAAAATAAAGGTCTATCACTACAGGCGCTAA